In Nicotiana tabacum cultivar K326 chromosome 19, ASM71507v2, whole genome shotgun sequence, one DNA window encodes the following:
- the LOC107800475 gene encoding transcription factor MYB3R-1-like: MESDKTSTTPSDDISSLQRVQPLNGRTSGPKRRSSQWTPEEDEILRQAVQLFKGKSWKRIAECFKDRTDVQCLHRWQKVLDPELVKGSWTKEEDDKLIELVNRYGPKKWSTIAQELAGRIGKQCRERWHNHLNPSINKEPWTQEEELTLIRAHQVYGNKWAELAKVLHGRSDNAIKNHWHSSVKKKLDSYLASGLLAQFPALPNVNHQNQSVPSSSMTLQQNSEDESVHKQGTEAEDSFVKKKLDSYLASGLLGQFPALPNVNHQNQSVPSSSMTLQQNSEDESVHKEGTEAEEVPECSQGSTFAGCSQSTSDLGNTFVHVRENGGMSEESICKKDATSSTAPCCRNYNPVFQDVSCSMLKVPSELVDSKFLEHNLSHDWGNSMEEDWQFNRDDIPNISPPELIQESSGISVHCLNGNENHDMEATTNVGNVVEGPYNPNEMFVCVDGCMMVYPEEGIPQCSSETGVNGCGQPAYSLFYRSSNYQIPEVGDMVPQNCNALSFDDFEASSHQPFSVPLQFSSEDRSPVFDLVLNQFHNPPLESPDHMKDSSRIVPVNDLGSTTSNTVQTCLLNEKSFVQEKQKDGGGLCYDPPRFPSSDVPFFCCDLMQSGSDTQEEYSPFGIRQLMMTSANCLTPLRLWDSPSRDDSPDAILKSAAKTFTGTPSILKKRHRHLLSPLSEKRCEKRLESDLNQESFSNMTSNFSRLDDMFDESANEKASMEDGENLPSSEDGRKEEGEISGANDAMGKVKQPPGVLVELSSNDLFLSPDSFLIKCDRATSLSNKALGKQYARRLEAASNQVTVSSSFETSCFSVVCSPDIRGKRRSSVVLATSAALGNTAEDSENRFGTETLSISGETPYKRSFESPSAWKSPWFMNSFPPSTRYDIELAFEDLARFMSPGDRSYDAIGLMKQLSEQTAASIADAHQILGSETPETNLSKRNSKKQKADEICKASNATSERRTLDFNECGTPGKGKETTKFGSNNSFSSPSSYLLKYCR, translated from the exons ATGGAAAGTGATAAAACCAGCACGACTCCTTCAGATGATATCAGTAGTCTGCAAAGAGTTCAGCCTTTGAACGG GAGGACGAGTGGTCCTAAGAGACGTTCCAGTCAGTGGACTCCTGAGGAG GATGAAATCTTGCGTCAAGCTGTCCAACTGTTTAAGGGGAAAAGCTGGAAAAGGATTG CGGAATGTTTTAAGGACCGGACAGATGTGCAATGCTTGCACAGGTGGCAGAAAGTTCTTGATCCCGAACTTGTCAAAGGCTCATGGACTAAGGAG GAGGATGATAAACTAATCGAATTAGTGAACAGATATGGCCCCAAAAAATGGTCCACCATTGCACAAGAGTTAGCAGGACGTATTGGAAAGCAATGTCGGGAAAG GTGGCACAATCATCTGAATCCTTCAATAAACAAAGAACCTTGGACACAAGAGGAGGAATTGACTCTAATTCGTGCCCATCAAGTTTATGGAAACAAGTGGGCAGAGTTAGCAAAAGTTTTGCATGGAAG GTCTGACAATGCAATAAAGAATCATTGGCATAGTTCTGTTAAAAAGAAACTGGACTCGTATTTGGCATCAGGTTTACTTGCACAGTTCCCTGCTCTACCTAATGTCAACCATCAGAACCAATCAGTCCCTTCTTCTTCTATGACGTTGCAACAAAATAGTGAAGATGAAAGCGTTCACAAACAAGGAACAGAAGCGGAGGATAGTTTTGTTAAAAAGAAACTGGACTCATATTTGGCATCAGGTCTACTTGGACAGTTCCCTGCTCTGCCTAATGTCAACCATCAGAACCAATCAGTCCCTTCTTCTTCTATGACGTTGCAACAAAATAGTGAAGATGAAAGCGTTCACAAAGAAGGAACGGAAGCAGAGGAAGTGCCTGAATGCAGTCAAGGCTCTACTTTTGCTGGCTGTTCTCAGTCTACAAGTGACTTGGGCAACACATTTGTGCATGTAAGAGAGAATGGTGGGATGTCGGAGGAATCAATTTGTAAAAAGGATGCAACCTCCAGCACTGCTCCATGTTGTAGGAACTATAACCCGGTTTTTCAAGATGTTTCTTGTTCAATGCTAAAAGTTCCTAGTGAACTTGTGGATTCCAAGTTCCTTGAGCATAATTTATCACATGACTGGGGCAATTCCATGGAAGAAGATTGGCAGTTTAATAGGGATGACATACCTAATATTTCTCCTCCCGAGCTAATTCAGGAATCTTCAGGGATTTCCGTGCACTGTTTAAATGGCAATGAAAACCATGACATGGAAGCAACTACTAATGTAGGAAACGTGGTTGAGGGTCCATATAATCCCAACGAAATGTTTGTTTGTGTGGACGGTTGCATGATGGTATACCCTGAGGAAGGAATTCCTCAATGCTCCTCTGAAACTGGGGTTAATGGCTGTGGTCAACCTGCATATTCTTTATTTTACCGATCATCAAACTATCAGATCCCTGAAGTAGGAGATATGGTTCCACAAAACTGCAATGCTTTaagttttgatgattttgaagCTTCATCCCATCAGCCTTTTTCTGTTCCTTTACAATTTTCTTCAGAGGATAGATCGCCTGTGTTTGACCTTGTTTTAAATCAGTTCCATAATCCTCCGCTTGAAAGCCCAGATCATATGAAAGATTCCTCAAGGATAGTTCCTGTGAATGATCTTGGCTCAACTACATCAAACACTGTTCAAACATGTCTGCTGAATGAAAAATCATTTGTACAAGAAAAGCAGAAAGATGGAGGAGGTTTATGCTACGACCCTCCTCGTTTTCCAAGCTCAGATGTTCCTTTCTTTTGTTGTGATCTTATGCAATCTGGTTCAGATACACAGGAAGAGTATAGCCCTTTTGGCATCCGGCAGTTGATGATGACTTCAGCCAACTGCCTTACTCCATTAAGGTTGTGGGATTCACCATCAAGAGATGATAGTCCAGATGCTATCTTGAAAAGTGCTGCCAAAACTTTTACAGGGACACCTTCTATACTAAAGAAGCGACATCGTCATTTACTGTCGCCTTTGTCAGAAAAGAGATGTGAGAAAAGGCTTGAAAGCGATCTCAATCAGGAATCATTCTCTAATATGACTTCAAACTTTTCCCGACTAGACGATATGTTTGATGAGTCAGCAAATGAAAAAGCGTCTATGGAAGACGGAGAAAATCTACCATCCTCAGAAGATGGAAGAAAAGAGGAGGGTGAAATTTCTGGAGCCAATGATGCAATGGGAAAG GTAAAACAGCCTCCTGGAGTTCTGGTTGAGCTTAGCTCAAATGACCTGTTCTTATCTCCTGATAGTTTCTTGATCAAGTGTGATAGAGCTACAAGTCTAAGTAATAAAGCTCTGGGTAAGCAGTATGCTAGACGACTTGAAGCTGCATCAAATCAAGTTACTGTTTCGTCCTCTTTCGAGACTTCATGCTTTTCTGTTGTTTGCTCTCCTGACATACGTGGGAAGCGTAGAAGCAGTGTTGTCCTAGCTACATCAGCTGCATTGGGGAATACAGCTGAAGATTCTGAAAATAGATTTGGTACTGAGACTTTAAGCAT ATCTGGAGAGACACCTTATAAAAGGAGTTTTGAATCTCCTTCAGCATGGAAATCTCCATGGTTCATGAATTCTTTTCCGCCAAGCACAAGATATGATATAGAACTTGCATTTGAG GATCTTGCGCGTTTTATGAGCCCTGGTGACAGAAGCTATGATGCTATTGGGTTAATGAAGCAATTAAGTGAGCAGACAGCAGCTTCAATTGCAGATGCCCATCAGATCTTGGGAAGTGAAACTCCAGAAACAAATTTGTCGAAAAGGAATTCCAAAAAACAGAAAGCAGATGAAATTTGTAAGGCTTCAAATGCAACG AGTGAGAGACGCACACTCGATTTCAATGAATGTGGAACACCAGGAAAGGGAAAGGAAACTACCAAATTTGGCAGCAACAACAGTTTTTCAAGTCCTTCCTCCTACCTGTTGAAATATTGCAGATAA